In the Campylobacter sp. RM6914 genome, one interval contains:
- the cas1 gene encoding CRISPR-associated endonuclease Cas1: MQKNDRTHFILSPGRLRRRDNNLYFDKFDEDLSVCATKILPINAIDEVYILARVEIDSYTLAFLADNNVLLHFFSPYGSFRGNFFPNTSNSVNKSGFVLLQQLRAFDDSVKRLYIAREITRAHILNDAMNCKKHGVSFDISPHIAALEGATTIAQIMAAEGAFQKLYYEKWNEIITDQKSFKFTVRSKRPPADKINSFISYINTRIYNVCLSEIYKTELDPRIGFLHEPNYRALSLHLDIAEIFKPILGDTLIFTMLNRREITAKDFETNAGRIKFSNEAVQKIEIKIIGKLTEQVEIAGQKLTWRQVIRREANRLKKCICEDAPYEGFVWR, translated from the coding sequence ATGCAAAAGAACGACAGAACACACTTTATACTTAGCCCCGGGCGACTTAGGCGGCGGGATAACAACCTGTATTTTGATAAATTTGACGAGGATTTGAGCGTATGTGCGACTAAAATTTTGCCTATTAACGCCATTGATGAGGTCTATATTTTAGCCAGAGTTGAGATAGACAGCTATACGCTTGCATTTTTGGCTGACAATAACGTGCTTTTGCACTTTTTTAGCCCTTACGGCAGCTTTCGTGGTAACTTTTTCCCAAACACGTCAAACTCCGTAAATAAAAGCGGTTTTGTGCTCTTGCAGCAGCTTCGTGCCTTTGACGATAGCGTAAAGCGCCTATATATCGCACGTGAGATAACTAGGGCACATATCCTAAACGATGCGATGAACTGTAAAAAACACGGCGTGAGCTTTGACATAAGTCCGCATATCGCAGCACTTGAGGGAGCAACAACGATAGCGCAGATAATGGCAGCCGAAGGTGCTTTTCAAAAGCTGTATTACGAAAAATGGAACGAGATAATCACCGATCAAAAGAGCTTTAAATTTACAGTGCGTTCCAAGCGCCCGCCCGCAGACAAGATAAACAGCTTCATAAGCTACATAAATACACGCATTTATAATGTCTGTCTAAGTGAGATTTATAAGACCGAGCTAGATCCAAGGATCGGCTTTTTACACGAGCCAAACTACCGTGCGCTTAGCTTGCATCTTGATATTGCTGAGATTTTTAAGCCGATTTTGGGCGATACGCTGATCTTTACAATGCTAAATCGTCGTGAGATCACGGCAAAGGACTTTGAGACGAACGCCGGACGGATCAAATTTAGCAACGAAGCCGTGCAAAAGATCGAGATAAAGATAATCGGCAAGCTCACCGAGCAAGTAGAAATAGCGGGGCAAAAGCTCACGTGGAGGCAGGTGATCCGCCGAGAAGCCAATAGGCTTAAAAAGTGTATTTGTGAGGACGCGCCTTATGAGGGGTTTGTATGGAGATAA
- the cas2 gene encoding CRISPR-associated endonuclease Cas2 — protein sequence MYVILFYDIAGSEQKEKNNANRIRKAVEKYLPRVQFSVFEGEIRQSDFKRLTATLQKECDKELDSIVIYTFNSLKYSERLVIGQDKNGSLFS from the coding sequence ATGTATGTGATACTTTTTTATGATATTGCAGGATCCGAGCAAAAAGAGAAAAATAATGCAAACCGCATAAGAAAAGCGGTGGAGAAGTATCTGCCGCGCGTGCAGTTTTCGGTCTTTGAGGGCGAGATAAGACAAAGTGACTTTAAAAGGCTCACGGCGACACTTCAAAAGGAGTGCGACAAGGAGCTTGACTCCATCGTGATTTACACGTTTAACTCGCTCAAATACTCCGAGCGCCTAGTCATCGGACAGGACAAAAACGGCTCACTATTTAGCTAA
- the cas4 gene encoding CRISPR-associated protein Cas4, whose product MFNKEQITGTLVNYYATCKREAWLYAHHIHADQEDENVAFGKAMADIKEQNLQEFAFANLKFDKLSKERGHYVVTEYKKSLKNEYAAKMQLLFYIYLLKTGLNLKEVKGKIISGKKVVLVEDSDENFAILEQILGEIEELANMPVPPKFEHKKICDNCAYRNYCI is encoded by the coding sequence ATGTTTAACAAAGAACAGATCACCGGAACGCTTGTGAACTACTACGCCACTTGCAAGCGTGAAGCGTGGCTATACGCCCATCATATCCACGCTGATCAAGAGGATGAAAACGTCGCATTTGGCAAGGCGATGGCGGATATAAAAGAGCAAAATTTACAAGAGTTTGCCTTTGCAAATTTGAAATTTGACAAGCTTTCAAAAGAGCGCGGACACTACGTCGTAACCGAATACAAAAAGAGCCTAAAAAACGAATATGCCGCTAAAATGCAGCTACTTTTTTATATCTATCTTTTAAAAACAGGTTTAAATTTAAAAGAGGTAAAAGGCAAGATAATAAGCGGTAAAAAAGTAGTGCTCGTGGAGGATAGCGATGAGAATTTTGCCATTTTAGAGCAAATACTAGGCGAGATAGAGGAGCTCGCCAACATGCCCGTGCCGCCTAAATTTGAGCACAAAAAGATATGCGACAACTGTGCTTATAGAAACTATTGTATATAA
- the cas3 gene encoding CRISPR-associated helicase Cas3', which produces MGSESILFSEFLSHPDKLFTTHIANMISCESDEICKQIKLFHDIAKLKNDFQKYIRGESENGLYKNHSLLSAYFFLLNSVASELETAFGFLSIVSHHGDVENFNELISSNKNFGRYFELSNELKFWDEVAKNAKNLEIYSEIKTDKTKLLERAKELYMHTLRLKNKFDYNNFIEFKRLYSSLIYADKFEAIFSEKQSGLAPIKTQEFDLYMSQLESAKPNKKRSEFREFVMSNFDINHKLFTLTAPTGYGKTLTALNFALKFNKERIIYALPFTSIIDQTHDVISEIYKDNDDVLIYKAHHKTVIDENTPEDRYSKIKFLMESFSANINVTTLYQLIFAIFGNKNRDNVKFNQLKNSVVIIDEAQAIPYKFRADFIKLCEIISKKFDTVFIFMSATMPIMHSENFREISNLKYFKNQNRYVLKWLDIEQNEENLIEQISQSASEKNTLVVVNTIRKAQELFLRFRDGFCCFCLNGYMYDKHKQDTIKSVKEAINLNKTAGEKPVLLISTQSIEAGVDLDFDVGFREISPISSIVQTAGRINRNFGTQGTLYVFEDICGYSDPIYGDVKLISDNILQKTLLQKCIEEEEILEIINQFFADISTHLEGYLLHKEMKELVFFDINKVIDEVMNDEYKVLVVIEPKTGFAKEFESEILAIRQNENMDKFKAKDMLKNTIKKISKFGVNVSIKDSQNLTLKPILGLKDVYYLPFGDTMYNDSFGLKKDVNLDALNEAFT; this is translated from the coding sequence ATGGGGAGCGAGTCTATTTTGTTTAGCGAGTTTTTATCGCATCCTGATAAGCTTTTTACAACTCATATCGCAAATATGATAAGCTGCGAGAGCGATGAAATATGCAAGCAAATAAAGCTATTTCACGATATTGCAAAGCTAAAAAACGACTTTCAAAAGTATATCAGAGGTGAGAGCGAAAACGGACTTTATAAAAATCACTCCTTGCTCTCGGCGTATTTTTTTCTCTTAAACTCAGTTGCAAGCGAGCTAGAGACAGCTTTTGGCTTTTTATCCATCGTATCTCACCACGGCGACGTCGAAAATTTTAACGAGCTAATAAGCTCAAACAAAAACTTTGGCAGATATTTTGAGCTATCAAATGAGCTGAAATTTTGGGATGAAGTTGCTAAAAATGCTAAAAATTTAGAGATTTACTCCGAGATAAAAACCGATAAAACTAAGCTTTTAGAGCGAGCCAAAGAGCTATATATGCATACGCTTAGGTTGAAAAACAAATTTGACTATAACAACTTTATAGAGTTTAAAAGACTTTATTCATCTCTTATCTATGCTGATAAATTTGAAGCCATTTTTAGTGAAAAACAGAGCGGTTTAGCTCCTATAAAGACGCAAGAATTTGATCTATATATGTCGCAGCTAGAAAGTGCAAAGCCAAACAAAAAAAGAAGCGAATTTAGAGAGTTTGTGATGTCAAATTTTGATATAAACCACAAGCTTTTTACGCTTACCGCGCCAACCGGTTACGGCAAGACTTTGACAGCGTTAAATTTCGCTCTTAAATTTAACAAAGAGCGCATTATATACGCCTTGCCATTTACCTCCATAATCGACCAAACTCACGATGTGATAAGCGAAATTTATAAAGATAACGACGATGTTTTGATCTATAAAGCACACCATAAAACTGTCATAGATGAAAACACGCCTGAAGATAGATACTCCAAGATAAAATTTCTAATGGAAAGTTTTAGCGCAAATATCAATGTAACGACACTTTACCAGCTGATTTTTGCCATTTTTGGTAATAAAAACAGGGATAATGTCAAATTTAACCAGCTAAAAAATAGCGTCGTTATCATAGATGAGGCTCAAGCGATACCTTATAAATTTAGAGCTGATTTTATCAAGCTTTGCGAGATAATATCTAAGAAATTTGACACCGTTTTTATATTTATGTCGGCGACTATGCCTATCATGCATAGTGAAAATTTTAGAGAAATTTCAAATTTAAAGTATTTTAAAAACCAAAATAGATATGTGTTAAAGTGGCTTGATATAGAGCAAAATGAAGAGAATTTGATAGAGCAAATCAGCCAAAGCGCAAGTGAGAAAAACACGCTCGTAGTTGTAAATACTATACGTAAAGCTCAGGAGCTGTTTTTAAGGTTTAGAGACGGTTTTTGCTGTTTTTGCCTCAACGGATATATGTACGATAAGCACAAACAAGATACGATAAAAAGCGTCAAAGAGGCTATAAATTTAAATAAAACCGCGGGCGAAAAACCCGTGCTTTTGATCTCTACGCAGTCGATAGAAGCTGGTGTTGATCTTGACTTTGATGTTGGGTTTAGAGAGATCTCGCCGATAAGCTCTATCGTGCAAACCGCAGGACGGATAAACAGAAATTTTGGCACTCAAGGCACACTTTATGTGTTTGAGGATATTTGTGGGTACTCAGACCCGATTTACGGCGATGTGAAACTTATAAGTGATAATATCTTGCAAAAAACTCTTTTGCAAAAGTGTATTGAAGAAGAGGAAATTTTAGAGATTATAAATCAATTTTTTGCAGATATCAGCACACACCTTGAGGGCTATTTGCTGCATAAAGAGATGAAGGAGCTAGTGTTTTTTGACATAAATAAAGTGATCGATGAGGTAATGAATGATGAGTATAAAGTGCTTGTGGTTATAGAGCCTAAGACCGGTTTTGCAAAGGAGTTTGAGAGTGAAATTTTAGCTATCAGGCAAAATGAAAATATGGATAAATTCAAAGCCAAAGATATGCTAAAAAATACGATAAAGAAAATTTCAAAATTTGGTGTAAATGTGTCTATCAAAGATAGTCAAAATTTAACATTGAAGCCTATTTTGGGGCTTAAAGATGTCTATTATCTACCCTTTGGCGATACTATGTATAATGACTCTTTTGGTCTTAAAAAAGATGTGAACTTGGACGCATTAAACGAGGCTTTTACCTAA
- the cas5 gene encoding CRISPR-associated protein Cas5 — protein sequence MNIVAFKLTGDYAHFSHPATIYSSLTYPVPPKTSIMGLLGAIIGEREYYKLNDIKYSVKIDRQISKKSFVFNGIKFALSSSMHIKEGYQDASEKKQFYRELIISPAYTIFLNLEHLEECYQSAIIKNLKEHKSVFTPYLGINFCIADFSWIDIKSCSLAQEDKSDVDTIVLLDDFIFDTQNQNIKLTTARMACACEEGRIFKDFNNFVIKVGGESRVRAKNRGNIYEINGERVYFV from the coding sequence ATGAATATCGTTGCCTTTAAGCTAACGGGCGATTACGCTCACTTTTCACACCCAGCCACGATATACTCGAGCCTTACCTATCCTGTGCCACCCAAAACTTCCATAATGGGGCTTTTGGGTGCGATCATCGGCGAAAGAGAGTATTACAAGCTAAACGATATAAAGTATAGCGTCAAGATTGATAGGCAAATTTCTAAGAAAAGCTTTGTTTTTAACGGTATAAAATTCGCTCTTTCATCAAGTATGCACATAAAAGAGGGCTATCAAGATGCAAGTGAGAAAAAGCAGTTTTATAGAGAGCTTATCATTAGTCCCGCATATACGATATTTTTAAATTTAGAGCATTTAGAAGAGTGTTATCAAAGCGCGATTATTAAAAATTTAAAAGAACATAAAAGCGTGTTTACGCCGTATTTAGGGATAAATTTTTGCATAGCTGATTTTAGCTGGATAGATATAAAAAGTTGCTCGCTGGCACAAGAAGACAAAAGCGATGTAGATACCATTGTTTTGCTTGATGACTTCATATTTGACACGCAAAATCAAAACATCAAGCTCACCACCGCAAGGATGGCTTGCGCGTGTGAAGAGGGGAGAATTTTTAAGGACTTTAACAACTTTGTTATTAAAGTCGGCGGTGAAAGTCGGGTTCGAGCGAAAAATAGGGGCAATATCTATGAGATAAATGGGGAGCGAGTCTATTTTGTTTAG